From the genome of Vicia villosa cultivar HV-30 ecotype Madison, WI linkage group LG2, Vvil1.0, whole genome shotgun sequence, one region includes:
- the LOC131649983 gene encoding uncharacterized protein LOC131649983, producing MANNNNIPNPDPFLLEHLIEDSTREVTNRRRQEEPQHALTGQRRPRHETSQPRRQRIQNIQQLQGLQQVQNVEQTPPEGHVQNGEDEQARTHNGPEHPQNENETDVRDGHAASSFTHTSDRQRARHEEEEEPLNIPEDTDPITVRLLKELQKTNSLLRLQDDCIHELERKRWHRSSPRRHYRSRSYSSSPSPPRRHRRRSPSSSRSPPRRHRRRRSYSRSPPRKSRKNQRPDVTEARSLSPEQGHRGPSKAVLKPRERPSPRDNRDEWPPSTPILNLPEESPTPPSRD from the exons atggctaacaacaacaacatcccaaaccCCGATCCCTTCCTCCTGGAACATCTGATCGAAGATTCCACCCGCGAGGTGACGAATCGTCGTCGGCAAGAAGAACCACAACATGCTCTTACAGGACAGAGAAGGCCGAGACATGAGACCTCGCAACCTAGGAGGCAGCGGATCCAGAACATCCAGCAGCTGCAGGGTCTCCAACAGGTTCAGAATGTCGAACAAACCCCTCCCGAGGGAcacgttcagaacggggaagacgaGCAGGCCCGAACCCACAATGGGCCTGAACATCCCCAAAATGAGAATGAGACTGACGTCAGAGACGGGCAcgctgcttcctcattcacccacacctccgacagGCAGAGAGCCCGTcatgaagaagaggaggaaccgCTCAACATCCCCGAGGATACTGACCCCATCACTGTCCGTCTGCTCAAAGAACTGCAAAAGACGAACAGCCTCCTCCGACTTCAGGACGACTGTATCCAcgagctggaaaggaagcgaTGGCACCGCTCCTCTCCGCGGAGACATTACCGGTcgcgctcctattcctcctcgccCTCACCACCGAGGAGACACCGTCGGCGTTCCCCATCTTCTTCACGCTCTCCACCAagaagacatcgccgccggagatcatattcccgctctccaccaaGAAAGAGCAGGAAGAACCAGAGACCAGATGTCACTGAAGCAAGAAGCCTCTCCCCCGAGCAGGGTCATCGGGGCCCCTCCAAGGCTGTGCTGAAACCCCGCGAGCGTCCTTCTCCTCGGGACAATCGT gacgagtggccaccatcaacgccgatattGAATCTTCCAGAAGAATCTCCGACGCCTCCGTCAAGGGACTAG
- the LOC131646771 gene encoding dynein light chain 1, cytoplasmic-like, which produces MEGAEEELEKRSKFLKSLIHKKKTDEQSEQHEHFNNNVRVKACDMPVMLQNHAFRFALDLLDSMPSKNLDSKRLALTLKKEFDSTYGPAWHCIVGTSFGSYVTHSVGGFLYFSIDKVHILLFKTAVEQLDHSKLPHV; this is translated from the exons ATGGAAGGTGCAGAGGAAGAACTAGAGAAAAGAAGCAAGTTTCTGAAAAGTTTAATACACAAGAAGAAAACCGACGAACAATCAGAGCAACATGAACATTTCAACAATAATGTAAGAGTCAAAGCTTGTGACATGCCTGTCATGTTGCAGAACCATGCATTTCGTTTTGCACTTGATCTCTTGGATTCTATGCCATCAAAGAATCTTGACAGTAAACGTCTCGCTCTTACCCTTAAGAAG GAATTTGATTCTACTTATGGTCCAGCTTGGCATTGCATTGTAGGTACTAGCTTTGGTTCTTATGTCACTCATTCTGTAGGTGGTTTTTTGTATTTTTCCATTGACAAAGTTCATATCCTTCTCTTCAAGACTGCTGTTGAACAATTGGACCATTCAAAACTTCCACATGTTTGA